ACACCTGCAGGCGTTCCGGTGAGTACGACGTCGCCGGGTTCAAGTGTCACGTGTTCGCTGATTTGGGAGATCAGCTCGGGCACCGACCAGATGAGGTTGGAGGTGTTGGCGTTTTGCCGTAGCTCGCCATTGAGCCAAAACTGCAGTTGCAGGTCCGTGTCATCTACAAAGCGGGCGGGCACGATTTCCGGACCCAGGGGGCAGCTGTCGTCGAAGACCTTGCCCCCGAACAGGTCGAACTTGACCAGGTGCTTGGGATGGCGCTGCCAGTCCCGGGCCGACAGGTCCAGGGCGATCGTGTAGCCCGCGATGTGTTCCCGAGCCCGCTCCGCAGGTATGTGACGGCCGGCCCGGCCTATGACGAACGCCAACTCAAGTTCGTAGTCGAATTTCTCGGTCTGGGTGGGGTACCGGACTGAACGTCCTTGGCCGACGAGGGTGGTGGTGGGCGGTTTGAGGAAGAAGACCGGAACGTTGTCCTTCTTCGAAAATCCCGCATGACCGCCGTCGTTAATGACATGGTCGTAGTAATTGGCGCCAGTGCAGATGACTTTGTTCGGATACTGCAGCGGAGTCAGCCAGTCCTCCAGCAGCGTCGGCTCGGTAATTGGCTGGACGTCACTGTTTGGCAGATTGTCGACGGCGGTGAGCAGCCGGGCTTCAGCGGCCTCCCAGTTGGCAAAGACAGCCATCAGCCCGCGCGCGGAATCGGCAGAAACCAACTCGGGGGAGACATCAGCGATTTTGTAGAGGCGACCGTCAGGGAGTCGGAGAGTTGGGGTTGGTACCCCATTGATCCGGATGGTCGAAAGAGAGAACGTCACAGGGTTGGCTCCTTGATGGGCGCCGTGTCTGGTCTGCCGGCACTTGCCGCCACCATCCAGTCGTCGACGATCACGTCGACCGTGGAGATGGGGCCGGTCATGAGGGACCGCGCGAGTTCCCGGACCCGGTTGCGTTGGGATAGCGACAAGTACTCCACAGGGGATGCGCCGTCAACGCGTGCAAGTGCCAGCAGCGGCAGGAGCGCAGCGATGCGTTCCCTAAGGCGGTCTTCCGCTTCCCAGTCGATGTGCTGGACATATCCTTCCAACAGACGATGGACGGAGTGATGCAATTCCTCGGTGCGATCAGGCAGAACGATGGCCTTGAGCAGCAAATGGTTCACGCAGAACGCCACATCGAACGCAGGGTCACCGAACCAGCCACACTCGGCGTCGAGCAGCACCGGCCCGTGGGGTCCAAGAAGAATATTCTTTGGACTGACGTCCCCGTGGATCACTGTCAGGTGCGTGCCGGCTGTCACCTCCGCGAGCCAATCGATCCGGTCTTCAAGGTCCGGGTTTGCCCGGGCGGTGACGCGGAAGTAGGGCTCGATGCGCAAGGCATCGAAGTTGTCGTCAGTAGCGAACGTGGTTGCAGCCGTTGAGTCCTTGGTGCTTGCTGAGTGCAAGCGACCAAGCAATTCTCCGACTGACTGCGCGGACGCTGGATCGATGTGCCCGGCAAGGAGCTCGGACTTCCACACCGGGTAGTCTTCCGGCGGGAGGAACTGCATGGCGAACAATCCAGCTAGCTCGTCATAAGCCAGCACCTGCGGAACCTGCTGGGGAGCAGTCCGGGAGGCGAATTGCAGCCAGTCATACTCCACCCGGTTTCGGGAAGTGGGTGCCAACCATTCCTGGGCTACCTTAAGCCGGCCCAGCGCACCCTTGACGCAGAGCGTACGGCCAGGCAAGTCCACCCGCCAGAGGTCCGAACTCACGCCACCAGTCAGGGGGGTGAATTGTGCCGCCTCGGAAGGCTGCACGAGCCCGTGGCGAAGCAGGAACTCCCTCACGCGGGCTTCAGGCTCCACGGCGTTCACCGGACAGCCAATGGAGTGGTGCCCAAGGTGGGCAGCTGCCTGAAAGCCAAGGACGAATCTTCGGCGATGCGCACCAGTTGGTTGTACTTGGCCAGTCGCTCCGAGTTCCGGACAGAGCCAATTTTGATCTGCCCGGCCCCGGTGCCAACTGCGAGGTCCGCAAGGAAGTCATCCTCGGTCTCCCCGGATCGCGCAGAAACAACTGGCGCATAGCCAGCCGCGCGCGCCTCCGCGACGACGTCGAGTGTGCCGGAAAGAGTGCCGTTCTGGTTGACCTTGACGAGGACACCGTTGGCGACACCGCGTGCTATGCCTTGGGCGAGCCGTGAGCTGTTGGTTGTGAACAGGTCATCACCGATCAACCTGACACGTTGTCCCAGTTGCGAGGTCAGTGCCTCCCATCCGGCCCAGTCATCCTCATCAAGGGGATCTTCGATCGAGACGATCGCAAAGCGATCCACCCAGGACGAGACCATGTCGATCATCTCAGCTGTGCTGAAATGGCGTTCCTGCCGGCGCAGATGATAGTCACCGGAGCTGCTGTCATACAGGGACGAGGCGGCCACGTCGATGGCGATTGCGATGTCAGTTCCGGGCTGTAAACCCGCGGCCTCAATGGACTGTGTGATCAGTTCGAGGGCTTCTTCACCGGTCCGACATGCCGGGCTGAGGCCGCCTTCGTCGGCCAACAGAGTTGGCAGCCCCTGTTCGGCGCAGAGCCTGGCGGCCGCCGCCCGCACCCGTGATGTGAGCTGGATCGCTTCGAGGGCTGACGTTGCCGCTACCGGGACGGCCAGAAAATCCTGGACATCCATTCCGCGGCCGGCGTGCAGCCCGCCGGAAAGAATGTTGACCATCGGCATCGGGAGCGCCGGCTCGTCGATGTTGGCGAGCTGGGCGATTCGCCGATACAGTGGCAGCTCTCTCGCGATGGCGGAGGCCCGGCAGACAGCCAGGGACACGCCGAGTACGGCGTTGGCGCCAAGACGTGACAAGTTGGCTGTTCCATCCAACTCCCGAAGTCGCTCGTCTATGGCGCGTTGGTTCTCGACGTCGAGGCCACGCAGCGCTTCGGCGATCTCGCCGTTGACATGGTCCACGGCTGCCGTGACGCCGAGTCCGTCGAACGCCGACTCATCCCCGTCCCGCAGTTCGTGGGCCTCGTGAGTGCCGGTGGACGCGCCGGAAGGCACGGATGCCCGTCCCCTGACACCAGTGTGGAGGACGACCTCGACCTCCACAGTGGGTCGTCCTCGAGAATCGAAAATTTGGCGGCC
Above is a genomic segment from Paenarthrobacter ureafaciens containing:
- a CDS encoding fumarylacetoacetate hydrolase family protein, which codes for MTFSLSTIRINGVPTPTLRLPDGRLYKIADVSPELVSADSARGLMAVFANWEAAEARLLTAVDNLPNSDVQPITEPTLLEDWLTPLQYPNKVICTGANYYDHVINDGGHAGFSKKDNVPVFFLKPPTTTLVGQGRSVRYPTQTEKFDYELELAFVIGRAGRHIPAERAREHIAGYTIALDLSARDWQRHPKHLVKFDLFGGKVFDDSCPLGPEIVPARFVDDTDLQLQFWLNGELRQNANTSNLIWSVPELISQISEHVTLEPGDVVLTGTPAGVGLSTGTWMTVGDQLKGQITGLGSISVQIVANTTTNAPS
- a CDS encoding phosphotransferase family protein yields the protein MNAVEPEARVREFLLRHGLVQPSEAAQFTPLTGGVSSDLWRVDLPGRTLCVKGALGRLKVAQEWLAPTSRNRVEYDWLQFASRTAPQQVPQVLAYDELAGLFAMQFLPPEDYPVWKSELLAGHIDPASAQSVGELLGRLHSASTKDSTAATTFATDDNFDALRIEPYFRVTARANPDLEDRIDWLAEVTAGTHLTVIHGDVSPKNILLGPHGPVLLDAECGWFGDPAFDVAFCVNHLLLKAIVLPDRTEELHHSVHRLLEGYVQHIDWEAEDRLRERIAALLPLLALARVDGASPVEYLSLSQRNRVRELARSLMTGPISTVDVIVDDWMVAASAGRPDTAPIKEPTL
- the eno gene encoding phosphopyruvate hydratase, yielding MSTIHHVHGRQIFDSRGRPTVEVEVVLHTGVRGRASVPSGASTGTHEAHELRDGDESAFDGLGVTAAVDHVNGEIAEALRGLDVENQRAIDERLRELDGTANLSRLGANAVLGVSLAVCRASAIARELPLYRRIAQLANIDEPALPMPMVNILSGGLHAGRGMDVQDFLAVPVAATSALEAIQLTSRVRAAAARLCAEQGLPTLLADEGGLSPACRTGEEALELITQSIEAAGLQPGTDIAIAIDVAASSLYDSSSGDYHLRRQERHFSTAEMIDMVSSWVDRFAIVSIEDPLDEDDWAGWEALTSQLGQRVRLIGDDLFTTNSSRLAQGIARGVANGVLVKVNQNGTLSGTLDVVAEARAAGYAPVVSARSGETEDDFLADLAVGTGAGQIKIGSVRNSERLAKYNQLVRIAEDSSLAFRQLPTLGTTPLAVR